DNA sequence from the Bradyrhizobium diazoefficiens genome:
CGGCTTCCAGCCCCGGGAGGGAGATTGTAAAATCCCGATACCGGTGTGTCTGCAGGTGTCGTGCCAAGGTTCAATGCCCCGCGGCGAGACACTCGCGGAGGGAATTAGGACAGTGCCCATACTGCGCGAGAATTCCAAAGTTGATTGCTATGGATGTCCGTATTTTTACCCTCAGTTGAGGATCGCAGTGTCCTAATTCGTTAGGAACACCGAGCAAAGTCGGCGCTTAGTCGGCATGCCACGCTATTATTTCGACCTGAGAGACGGCGACTATCTGGCCCCGGATGAAGAGGGGGTTGACCTTCCCGATCTGGTCGCCGTGCAAAACGAGACCGCCCGCGCGATTGCGGATTTGGCACGAGACACCGTCCGAACGAGCCGCTCATTCGGAGCGGCGCGCGGCTTGGTAATTGAGGCTCGGGACGAGAACGGCCCCGTGATGCGAGCTCGATTCCAGTTCGATATCGAGCGCTTGCAGTAAGGCGCCCCTCAGTTGGCGGCCTCTCGCCACCCCCTCCAAAACATCCTCCTCGGTACTCCAACTGGCTCCGTAGCCCCCCAACGCAGCCCTTTCCAGCGAGTTTGGATTGACGACGTAGACAAGTTTTTCCGTCTCAGTACCCAACGGAGGGGGTGGCAAGCAGCCGCCAATTTTTCCCATCATCGCAGGAGTATTGGCGCGCCTCCCTAAGTCGGGCGAGATCTGGCCAGTTGCGGAGCGCAAGCCATGGCTACAGCTGCTAGAGGCAGCTTTCGGCTGATTTATAAGGATGCTCCTACCTCTCAAGTACGGCCTGAGCCAGTCGATAGTGGTCTCTTGGAAGCTGCAAGCAAGATGCCGTGGAGCGACGATCAGAAATGAAAGAGGCCGCCCACTGAGACGGCCTTAATCTCGAATGCCCTTAATTGATGGCTGAATCGTCAGACGATAAGCAATCATCGTGCTTCCATCGAACCTCTCCAAGAGCTCGCCACATGCCGAGCAATGATACTCGCCCTCGGTGCCGCGCTGCGTCGGAAGTTCAAGCTCTAGGCGCCGGAAGCCAGCCCGGCACTCCGAACACGTTACGTCACCCTTTTTCATACGCCACCCGTGAAATCAGAGAGGCACCTTTAGCACAGGATGGCGCGGAACTTAGGGTATACGGAGGTTTATTCGGATGGGCAGCCCCATCGACTGAATCCAAATCAGGACGCTGCGAAATTCAGCTTAGGACACTGAGGGTTAAATACGGACAGTACCCCATGGCGGACAGGAACGGGACGCGAACGGCGTCATTGCGATCGAAGCGGCGCGACAGCATGACGGCCTTGCCGGCCACCTCGATCAGTTCGTGTTGCGGGGGGCGATGCCAGCCTTGCTGGCGGGCCGCAGCGCAATCTCCTCCCAGGTCTCAATACTGTAGTCGCGAGTTTCCTTTGGAAACTTGGCGATCGAGAGACTGCCGTGTTGGTCGATGACCGAGGTCTTCGGCCGCCCGCCACCGAGGGAGCAGCCGGGCGCGAAGATGAGCTGGAGATCTTCGTCCGTTTCCTCGTCGCGGAGAATGCGCTCGGTGATCTGCAGCCTCGAAGTCAGCCATCGCGTGAGGCTCCGGCCTTGCGTTTGAGATGGACGTGCCTGGGCAGTTCGGCTCTGGCGAGCGCTTGGCCGACGCTGTCGTTGCTGATGTCGGCGATATTGATCAGGCCGTCGAGTAGGCCGAGCGCCTGGAGAACGCCGGCATAGATGCCGATGCTGACGTTGGTGTCGCCGCCTTCGACTCTCTGCAGCGTCGAGCGGGACGTGAAGGCGCGCTCGGCGACGACGGCCATCGGCAGCCGCCGACGCCGCTGGGCGTCATGGATGTCCGCGCCGAGCTTGCGCAGGGCCCGCCGAACGCCGGCAGGGGGATTGTGGGGGGTAGGCATTTGCGCCCTTCATGCTACATATCCGGCGAATATGTAGCACGAAGATTACAAATTTGCTGGGCCCAGCAGGGTCGGTACCTCCGTGTGGGGACGGCTAAGCGTTTCTCCGAAACTGATGCAGGTCTATCGCGATGGCAATCTGACCCTTGAACATCGTCAAAGCCGTTTTGGACGAAAAACGTCGCAAGCCGGAAAGCATTTTTGATTTCGTGCAGGCCACTACCGCATTTGCCCGCGGCAGGGCTCATCAGGATACGCGCCTCGAACTGGAGAGCAAAGCAAGCGCTTGATGGAACGGCCCATTTGATGACGTAAGTGGCGCGGTCGGGAACGTTCGCGCGGCCTCGCTTCCAAGGCCCTATGCATCGCCGCCAATCCCGCGAGCCGGATCGGCGGCGGCGACGCGTATCCACGTCCGGCGCGCTCGTCGGGCCTCCAGCCCGGCTGTCGCGAGAGTCATGGGTTACGATGACTTAAAATGATTTCGCCGACCTGATCATTTCCGTTTAGACGGCTTTGATCGGTCGCTTCGCGCGTCTTCGTCAGGAACTACCAATTCAACGTGGCTGACGCCTAACGTGCTGGCGAGCTCAAAAAGGGTTACGACAGTTGGGTTACGACGGCCGCGCTCCAGGTCACTGATATATTGCTGAGTGAAGCCGGACATTTCGGCGAATTTCTCCTGCGTGAAGCGCTTCTGCTTCCGCAGTCTTGCGAAATTCCGGCCGACCAGCTTGCGCATGTCCATCAGCGCAAGTTGCGTCTTTACATACTATGAGGTTTATCTCCTATAGTATGTATTTCGAGCGGCTCGCTGGTCGGCTAAGTCCCAATGGGGCTAAAATGAGACGTCGGGACAATCTCTGCTGCTAGGGAGATTAGAATCATTCGCTGTTTGTTGGGGTGGTCATGACAAAACCGCAGCTAGATCCTGACGTCGCGGATGTCGCGCCGAACGAGCTGGCGCTGACCGCCTATGACGAACAGCATGTTGTCACGTACATTCGCCTTTTGCAGGCGGAGGGTCAGGGAGCGGACTGGCGGGAGGTGGCTCGTATCGTCCTCCATATCGATCCGGAGCGAGAGCCGGACCGTGCGCTGAACGCATACCAGAGTCATCTTGCGCGCGCCAAATGGGTGACCGAGGAGGGGCGCCTCTTACGCGGCGCCGGCTCAAAATAGACAAAAATTGCTGACGGGAGGCTTGCAGCCAAAGCTATTTTCTCGCGCTAACCGGCGGTCATTCTCATGCACCACGTGGTGCCAAACTAAGGGCTTCCTACAACCGCTTCGTTCATAACTATTGCGCCGCAATCCTTGTTGGCTGCGTGCAATGGGACGGAAGCAATGCCTGAATTCGACTGGCGATCGCCGGATTCGTTCAAGAGCCTGGAGAATGCTGAGATCACCCACATCGCCTGGGAAGGCCTTCGTATGAACGTGGACTATCAACGCGACTACGAAGCGATGATTGCGAATAGCCCAGATGGCGAAGTGAGCGAGGAATTCAGGAGGAGGTGGGGTATCTGCTTTCGCCCATGACCCGCAAAGGTCCTCCAAAGAACAGGTCATCTTTTGGACACCTGAGGTTCTAGCGTCCGTTGTCCCCGTGACAACCGCGCCGGCTGCTTCTCACAAATTCCCGTGTCACCCACCGCTCGACTTTACCGCCGGACAGGTATGCCACGCCGCCGATGGTTGGCATGCGGTGCTGCGCATCGGCTCGGTTGAACATCGCATCTGGTCGAAACAGCCGCTGACCGCAGGCGCCCACTATGCAGCCGAGTTACCGCTCGACAGCAGTTTCGAGGCGCGGGCGCACGCGGCCACGCGGCTATGGCGCGCGATGAATGGGCGCGCGCCAGGACCTGCCTTCCACCGCCTATCGAAACAGCGGCGCGAAAGATTATGCGCAGCCCTTCGCGCGGCCGCCGCGCATTTCGCCGGTGCGACCTATCGCAGCATCGCAGAGGCTCTGTTCGGCCAAAAGCGCATCCCCGATCGTGCCTGGAAAACAGACCATCTGCGCAGCCGAATCATCCGCCTCGTAAAAAGCGGTCTGGCGTTCGTTCGCGGGGGCTATCGCAAACTTCTGGGACCGAAGCGCAGGGACGAGTAGCGCCGTCCCAGGGGGGCCGAAAATCACCCCCTCAATATTCGGCATCCCCCTCCGAGATCCTGCTCCTCCATGATGGCCGCACACACGCCGATGCCGCCACCCGCGGTGCGTTGCCACCTTGGAGTTCTCAAATGCCCGATCCAATGGCCGGTCTTCCCCCGCGCTTCCTGCGCACACCTGAGGCCGCGCGCTATCTTGGCCTGTCTGGTCGCACGCTCGAGAAGCACCGCACGTACGGTACCGGACCGACCTATCGGAAGATCGGTGGACGTGTCGTCTACGCCGTCGATGACCTGAAAGCGTGGGCCGATCTCGGCGCCAAGACGTCGACGTCTGACCCCGGGAAGGGGACCGTGCTGCCGGCCAAGAAGCATCCGGTTCTGCGCCCCTATGCGGGCCAGGAACGTCGCTGATCCCCGTTTGAGAGCGATGGTCATGCGACGCAAACACGGTTCCGAGCGCAACCAGCTTGAACTCTTCCGGGCACTCCCCGGTGATCTTGCGCCTCGCGACGCGCAGGATCTGATGGCTTATCCGTTCTTTTCGCTGGCAAAGACTAAGCGGATCGTACCGATCGATTTCCGCGCGGGTGCAATCGAAATTCGTGTTGAAGCCGTGCCGGAACACGGCATGGCGACCATCTGGGATGCAGACGTTCTGATCTGGGCCGCGTCACAGATCGTCGAGGCGCGAGACGCAGGGCTGAAGACCTCGCGGCTGATGGCTGCAACCCCATACGAGATTCTGACGTTCGTCGGCCGCAGCACCAGCGCACGTGACTACGATCGGCTGAAGGCTGGCCTCGACAGGTTGCAATCAACGACCGTGTTGACGTCGATCCGCCAGCTGGCAGAACGGCGGCGGCATCGCTTCTCCTGGATCAACGAGTGGAAGGAGACGGCCGATGCAAATGGTCGTCCATTTGGCCTCGAGCTGATCCTGCCGGATTGGTTCTACGCGGGCGTCATTGATGACGCGCTCGTGCTCACAATCGATCGCGCGTATTTCGATCTGACGGGCGGACTTGAGCGCTGGCTCTACCGGCTCGTGCGCAAGCACGGTGGTCGTCAGGACGGCGGCTGGAGCTTTGACCTTGTGCACCTGCATGCCAAGTCCGGCATCCTCTCTCCGCTCAAGCACTTTGCGTACGACGTACGTCAGATTGTCCAGCGCCAGACATTGCCCGGCTATCAGCTCGCGCTCACGCGCGATCCGAACGGCACCGAGCGGCTGAACTTCGCGCCGCGACCTGTCGATCCCTTAACGGCACGCCTGCGCCGTCGCGGTCTCGTCTCAAATTCGGAGGACAACCTGTGAATCAGCTCGTGCTATCGGGGACCGCAACCCTCGTGCTATCGGGGACCCGATCCTCGTGCTATCGGGGACCGGAATCGAGCTTAAGAGCTTGTTTCTTCGCGATTTCCAGCTGCTCTAACTTTACTAACCAGAAATCCTTCGGATTTCTTCTAACGGACCGAGCTGGAAACCGCATCGCAGGCTACTGGCAACCGCGGGCAGTCAATCCTCCTTGTCGGCAGAAGCCGCACAGGCGCTTCACCGTCGCCAATGCTTACGGCTCCCCATTCGCCTCTCCGGGAGCGGCAGCATGAGCGATCTCACCGAAGTGGAAGTGCTGTGGCTCGAGAAGCGCATCGAAAACCGCATTCGGTTTGGTCGCATCGTCAAAGAACGGAAGCTTGATCGCCACCGGCGCGTCCTGTCATTCGCGCCAGGCAGCATCTTTGCCTTTGTCCGTTGGACCTCTAACGACTTTGGCACGATCATTTCGCGGATCGACATCCTGCGCGCGGTCGCGCCTGGACAGCGCTGCTCGACCGTCCCTTATGTGACACCCGGCGGAGAGATTCTGCTGCGTCTGTCCGGCTGGCCGAAGGTCGAGCGCGTGCTGCAAATGACCGATGCCGTTGAGGCACTCGGCATCGATCCCGCCGACGTCGCGCCTGATCATTGGCATCACGTTCATAACCGTTTGTCCGTCAACGAAAACCCGCGCCCGTATACGAAAGCGCGCCATCAGGCCTGGCTTCACCGTCACAGGGTAATGCGATGACGGGACGCCTGAAGACGCTGGCCGGGACGTTCGGGGTCGCTGCTGCGCTGGTCGCGACGATCGTCCTGGAGCCGCTTCCGGTTTATATCTGGAACGCATCCGCGAGCGTGCCGATCGGTCTCTATCGGCTCCGACCGGCGAACCAATTCCAAGTCACTGAATTGGTCGCCGTGCAGCCGCCGGAGCCGCTCGCGACCTTCCTCGATTTGAACGGCTATTTGCCCATTGGCGTCCCCATGCTGAAGCGCGTGCTCGCCTTGCCGGGGCAGACGGTCTGTAGAATCGGGCTCACGATTTCGGTCGATGACATTGCAATGGGCGAGGCGCGGAATCGCGACGGACGCGGCCGGCCGCTGCCGAAGTGGCAGGGCTGCCGCGTCGTCGGAGACGGCGAGCTCTTTCTCATGAACTGGCAGTCTCTCGACTCTCTTGATGGCCGATATTTTGGATTCTTGCCGGCGTCGGCAGTGATCGGCCGTGCGCTGCCCGTGTGGACGTGGGAGGAGTGATCGTGCGTGTTCCGCGCTCTTACCCGGCCATTCCTCTGTTCGATCGATCGCGGGACCATTCCTCCGTCCCGACCAACGCTTCCAGGTCCGACGCGCGCCGCGGCGGTCCAGGGCGGCCGCATGGCCGGCGCGAAGCGGCTTTACCCTGGACGGGCGCGAGCACGACGGCATGCTTGGCTCGGTCGGGCGTGCGTACTTGGGCTGTCGTGTCGCTGCTGTTTATTTTCGCTGCGTCGGAAGGTGGTGCTCTAGCGGAGAGCGGGTCGGCGTCGGTTCAAGCGGTTACTCGGGCAAGCAACCCGTTTTCTGCTTTCGTCGACGAAGCCTCGAGGCGATTTGCAATTCCAATGAACTGGATCGGTTCGGTCATCAGCATCGAAAGCGCTGGAGACGTGCACGCCAGATCGCCAAAAGGCGCAATGGGCCTGATGCAGATCATGCCGGCGACTTGGGCGGAACTTCGCGCGCGCTACAATCTCGGGAACGACCCCTACGACCCGCACGACAACATCCTGGCCGGCACGGCTTACTTGCGCGAACTGCTCGATCGGTATGGCTCGCCTGGCGTGTTTGCCGCGTACAACGCGGGGCCATGCCGCTATGAAGAGCATCTCGCAGGCGGCTCTCTGCCAGACGAGACGCGAGCATACGTCGCAAAGCTGTCAAACCTGCTTGCCATCGAACTGCCGCCGAGGTGGACGTCCAGCGGACAGTCATCAGCAGCTGCGACGCTATTCGTTAGGCGATCCGATCTCATAAGAACGCGCGATCGGTTGCTGGCGCTCATGCCGTCAAGCGGTGCCACGACCGCAATCTCAGCTTCCGATGTTTCGCCCATGGTCCCCCGGCCTGTTGGCGTGTTCGTCCCTCGATCGGATTCGGGAGTATCGCAATGACCAAGTGTGCGGGTTCGCAAGCTGATGGCGTATGGGCGATGCCTTCGGCCCGCGCTCTACTCGTCGCTTCGCTCCTCACCGAGCCACCCTTCGGGTGTCTCGGCCCTTCGGGTAACGA
Encoded proteins:
- a CDS encoding replication initiator protein A, encoding MRRKHGSERNQLELFRALPGDLAPRDAQDLMAYPFFSLAKTKRIVPIDFRAGAIEIRVEAVPEHGMATIWDADVLIWAASQIVEARDAGLKTSRLMAATPYEILTFVGRSTSARDYDRLKAGLDRLQSTTVLTSIRQLAERRRHRFSWINEWKETADANGRPFGLELILPDWFYAGVIDDALVLTIDRAYFDLTGGLERWLYRLVRKHGGRQDGGWSFDLVHLHAKSGILSPLKHFAYDVRQIVQRQTLPGYQLALTRDPNGTERLNFAPRPVDPLTARLRRRGLVSNSEDNL
- a CDS encoding lytic transglycosylase domain-containing protein, whose product is MSLLFIFAASEGGALAESGSASVQAVTRASNPFSAFVDEASRRFAIPMNWIGSVISIESAGDVHARSPKGAMGLMQIMPATWAELRARYNLGNDPYDPHDNILAGTAYLRELLDRYGSPGVFAAYNAGPCRYEEHLAGGSLPDETRAYVAKLSNLLAIELPPRWTSSGQSSAAATLFVRRSDLIRTRDRLLALMPSSGATTAISASDVSPMVPRPVGVFVPRSDSGVSQ
- a CDS encoding DUF2285 domain-containing protein, which encodes MTKPQLDPDVADVAPNELALTAYDEQHVVTYIRLLQAEGQGADWREVARIVLHIDPEREPDRALNAYQSHLARAKWVTEEGRLLRGAGSK
- a CDS encoding DUF2840 domain-containing protein; this translates as MSDLTEVEVLWLEKRIENRIRFGRIVKERKLDRHRRVLSFAPGSIFAFVRWTSNDFGTIISRIDILRAVAPGQRCSTVPYVTPGGEILLRLSGWPKVERVLQMTDAVEALGIDPADVAPDHWHHVHNRLSVNENPRPYTKARHQAWLHRHRVMR
- a CDS encoding DUF6499 domain-containing protein; protein product: MPEFDWRSPDSFKSLENAEITHIAWEGLRMNVDYQRDYEAMIANSPDGEVSEEFRRRWGICFRP
- a CDS encoding DUF2285 domain-containing protein, translating into MTTAPAASHKFPCHPPLDFTAGQVCHAADGWHAVLRIGSVEHRIWSKQPLTAGAHYAAELPLDSSFEARAHAATRLWRAMNGRAPGPAFHRLSKQRRERLCAALRAAAAHFAGATYRSIAEALFGQKRIPDRAWKTDHLRSRIIRLVKSGLAFVRGGYRKLLGPKRRDE
- a CDS encoding S26 family signal peptidase encodes the protein MTGRLKTLAGTFGVAAALVATIVLEPLPVYIWNASASVPIGLYRLRPANQFQVTELVAVQPPEPLATFLDLNGYLPIGVPMLKRVLALPGQTVCRIGLTISVDDIAMGEARNRDGRGRPLPKWQGCRVVGDGELFLMNWQSLDSLDGRYFGFLPASAVIGRALPVWTWEE
- a CDS encoding helix-turn-helix domain-containing protein, whose protein sequence is MPDPMAGLPPRFLRTPEAARYLGLSGRTLEKHRTYGTGPTYRKIGGRVVYAVDDLKAWADLGAKTSTSDPGKGTVLPAKKHPVLRPYAGQERR
- a CDS encoding helix-turn-helix transcriptional regulator, which gives rise to MDMRKLVGRNFARLRKQKRFTQEKFAEMSGFTQQYISDLERGRRNPTVVTLFELASTLGVSHVELVVPDEDARSDRSKPSKRK